A window of Solea senegalensis isolate Sse05_10M linkage group LG20, IFAPA_SoseM_1, whole genome shotgun sequence contains these coding sequences:
- the LOC122786830 gene encoding vomeronasal type-2 receptor 1-like — translation MPDLNGTYRPPPINCNGHRLNPKAFRWAQTMRLAVEEINQNPVLLQNRTLGYKIFDSCGYPLTGQRAVLSMLNGVSEENSSMCTNASSLLAVIGAAGSSQSIAVSRILQTFRIPMVKAIAQLLVHFNWTWVGLLRGDNDYGRFAAKGLLRELQDTKVCVAYQEIIPLLYTRQAGLRIMKMPPCSGQESLLEQHSAYMNTSSPRISYNVYKAFCYISTAVQI, via the exons atgccaGACCTTAACGGCACCTACAGACCACCACCAATAAATTGCAATGG CCACAGACTTAATCCTAAGGCTTTCCGGTGGGCTCAGactatgagactggcagtggaggagataaaccagaatccagtgctGTTGCAGAATCGCACTCTGGGCTACAAAATCTTTGATTCATGTGgatatccactgacaggacagagagctgttttatcGATGCTGaatggagtgagtgaggaaaactctTCTATGTGCACAAATGCCTCATCACTCCTCGCTGTGATTGGGGCTGCTGGATCTTCTCAGTCTATTGCTGTGTCAAGAATCCTGCAAACATTCAGGATCCCCATG gtgaaagccatcgcacagctgctggtgcactttaactggacttgggtggggctACTGCGAGGAGACAATGATTATGGCCGCTTTGCTGCAAAAGGTTTACTGAGAGAATTACAGGACaccaaagtatgtgtagcgTACCAAGAAATTATTCCTCTGCTCTACACTCGCCAGGCGGGACTAAGGATCatgaag ATGCCGCCGTGCTCAGGgcaggagtctctgctggaacagcactcagcctacatgaatacatccagcccCAGAATCtcatataatgtgtataaggct